The proteins below are encoded in one region of Plutella xylostella chromosome 13, ilPluXylo3.1, whole genome shotgun sequence:
- the LOC105395045 gene encoding MORN repeat-containing protein 4 homolog, whose protein sequence is MVDVADPGVVKTGAYKYEDGTRYVGEWSCRGQKHGMGHLTLPDGTRYDGALMNGLCSGLGVMAFPDGAKYEGEFMQGWFHGHGVFWRADGMKFEGEFRGGRVWGLGLVTFSDGSNGFPRNEGFFQDCRLLRRQRCPGVVARAQQVAYVARAQCQQM, encoded by the exons ATGGTGGACG TGGCGGACCCCGGCGTGGTGAAGACCGGCGCGTACAAGTACGAGGATGGCACGCGCTACGTGGGCGAGTGGAGCTGCCGCGGACAGAAGCACGGCATGGGGCATCTCACCCTGCCCGACG GAACGAGGTACGACGGGGCGCTCATGAACGGGCTCTGCTCGGGGCTGGGGGTCATGGCCTTCCCCGATGGAGCTAA GTACGAGGGTGAGTTCATGCAGGGCTGGTTCCACGGGCACGGCGTGTTCTGGCGCGCGGACGGCATGAAGTTCGAGGGCGAGTTCCGCGGCGGCCGCGTGTGGGGGCTCG GCCTGGTGACATTCAGCGACGGCAGCAACGGGTTCCCGCGCAACGAGGGCTTCTTCCAGgactgccggctgctgcggcGCCAGCGCTGCCCCGGCGTGGTGGCGCGCGCGCAGCAGGTCGCCTACGTGGCGCGCGCGCAGTGCCAGCAGATGTGA